A genomic stretch from Flavobacterium humidisoli includes:
- a CDS encoding MFS transporter: protein MFKKLISEIDHFKSQTHNFRILIFTNLVYAFVLPVIDIFVAAYIMRNSNDTSKVVIYQLAIYTGIPLTFLLNGFLLKHINIRKLYSIGMMLSGVSMIIMMSLKTLDLIGVGIAGITMGLSFGLYWSNRDYLALAITNDNNRNYYYGLETFIYTIIAIVIPAAIGWFIQSKAGEDQKHAAYLIITGIVFLITVWASIVCFRGNFDNPIQKQYIFFKFHPLWRRLLLLASFKGLAQGFLVTAPAMLIFKILGEEGALGNAQSIGAILAAAIIYFIGRFSKPSDRIKTFSAGLILFALGACLNGFLFDKIGAIVFLLLLLIAKPLMDLAYFPIQLRVIDIVCRIEKRGEFAYILNHEAGLYVGRLLGAGTFLALYYAVSEDFALRYAIGIIALLQLCSVFISKKIIREGDRLSLEKTTEIDAKALEEAAVKITLK from the coding sequence ATGTTTAAAAAACTTATATCAGAAATTGACCATTTTAAAAGCCAGACACATAATTTCCGTATTTTAATTTTTACCAATCTGGTGTATGCTTTTGTATTGCCGGTAATCGATATTTTTGTGGCAGCCTATATTATGAGAAATTCTAATGATACCTCTAAGGTTGTCATTTATCAACTGGCAATTTATACCGGAATTCCGCTTACGTTTTTGCTGAATGGCTTCTTATTGAAACACATCAATATCCGCAAATTATATTCAATCGGAATGATGCTCAGCGGTGTTTCCATGATTATAATGATGTCCTTAAAAACACTTGATTTAATCGGAGTTGGCATCGCAGGAATCACGATGGGACTTTCTTTTGGGTTATACTGGTCGAATAGAGATTATCTTGCCCTGGCCATAACCAATGATAATAACAGAAATTATTATTATGGATTAGAAACCTTTATTTACACCATAATTGCTATTGTTATACCTGCTGCAATTGGCTGGTTTATACAATCTAAAGCAGGAGAAGATCAAAAACATGCCGCTTATTTGATTATAACGGGAATTGTTTTTCTAATCACTGTTTGGGCATCTATAGTCTGTTTTAGAGGAAACTTTGATAATCCGATACAAAAACAATATATCTTTTTTAAATTTCATCCGTTATGGCGCAGATTATTATTGTTGGCTTCCTTCAAAGGATTGGCGCAAGGATTTTTAGTTACAGCTCCGGCAATGCTCATTTTTAAAATTTTAGGAGAAGAAGGAGCATTAGGAAATGCGCAATCTATTGGCGCAATTTTGGCAGCGGCCATAATTTATTTCATCGGACGTTTTTCTAAACCTTCAGACAGAATCAAAACATTTTCGGCAGGACTTATTCTGTTTGCTTTAGGAGCCTGTCTAAACGGATTTTTGTTTGATAAAATAGGTGCAATCGTATTTCTATTGCTACTGCTTATTGCAAAACCGCTAATGGATCTGGCTTATTTTCCAATTCAGTTAAGAGTAATCGATATTGTATGCCGTATAGAAAAAAGAGGCGAATTTGCTTATATACTAAATCATGAAGCAGGACTATATGTGGGAAGACTTTTGGGAGCAGGAACTTTCCTGGCTTTATATTATGCCGTTTCAGAAGATTTTGCTTTAAGATACGCCATAGGGATTATTGCCTTATTGCAATTGTGTTCTGTTTTTATAAGCAAAAAAATTATCAGAGAAGGAGACAGGCTTTCTCTTGAAAAAACGACAGAAATAGATGCAAAAGCCTTAGAAGAAGCAGCTGTAAAAATTACTCTAAAATAA
- a CDS encoding alpha-glucosidase, producing the protein MKFSFKVILLISFFILKSNFIMAQNKDHKWWKETVFYQIYMPSYADSNGDGYGDFKGMKAKLDYLQNLGINGIWLSPFLTSPKVDNGYDIANYYEVDPTYGSREDFDLFLKEAHKRGIKVIMDMVVNHSSTDCKWFQESRKSKDNLYRDYYIWKDKPNNWESFFGGSAWEKDALTDQYYYHKFDKRMADLNWSYPPLVAEIQEILRFWLDAGIDGFRLDVINFLNTDGVTADNPLKDGQQEHIKDIDQNGVKNAIRIIKATVNEYENRFIVGEIGSDKIEILKQYQSEDLLDAVFNFNFGSIKSFSAKRIFDEMKSMEKNMSSYPTLFFGSHDMPRMMNRLANGNADRAFALAALTLTGKGIPFVYYGEEIGMQNITANAIQEMADVQGKTHYKLALEKGKKPREALFEANERNRDKSRSPMQWNAKQNTGFSTEKAWVKINPDYKKTNVEALTTQKKSILNKYKKLIALRNKEKILQYGKYDNLELNEDQILFTRSFEGGKVNVIINFGGKKKLILPANIQILMGSKDLKSNSLIIYKKLIE; encoded by the coding sequence ATGAAATTTTCATTTAAAGTTATTTTGCTCATTTCGTTTTTTATTTTGAAAAGCAATTTTATAATGGCTCAAAACAAAGATCATAAATGGTGGAAAGAAACCGTTTTTTATCAAATCTATATGCCAAGTTATGCAGACAGCAATGGCGACGGATATGGTGATTTTAAAGGAATGAAAGCTAAACTAGATTATCTGCAAAATTTAGGGATAAACGGAATTTGGTTATCCCCATTTTTAACTTCTCCAAAAGTCGATAACGGTTATGATATTGCGAATTATTACGAAGTTGATCCCACTTATGGAAGTAGGGAAGATTTTGATCTTTTTTTGAAAGAAGCCCACAAACGCGGCATAAAAGTGATTATGGATATGGTTGTAAATCATTCCTCAACAGATTGTAAATGGTTTCAGGAATCCAGAAAGTCAAAAGATAATCTTTATCGCGATTATTACATCTGGAAAGACAAACCCAATAATTGGGAATCTTTTTTTGGAGGTTCGGCTTGGGAAAAAGATGCACTTACCGACCAATATTATTATCATAAGTTTGATAAAAGAATGGCTGACCTTAATTGGTCATATCCGCCGCTGGTTGCTGAAATTCAAGAGATACTTCGCTTTTGGCTTGATGCCGGAATAGACGGATTTAGACTTGATGTTATTAATTTTTTAAATACCGATGGAGTTACTGCTGACAATCCGTTGAAAGATGGGCAGCAGGAACATATAAAAGATATCGATCAGAACGGGGTGAAAAATGCCATTCGAATCATAAAAGCAACAGTAAACGAATATGAAAACCGCTTTATTGTAGGCGAAATTGGAAGTGATAAGATTGAAATTCTAAAGCAATATCAATCGGAAGATTTATTGGATGCGGTTTTCAATTTTAATTTCGGAAGTATTAAGAGCTTTTCTGCCAAACGCATTTTTGATGAAATGAAGAGTATGGAGAAAAATATGAGCAGTTATCCAACGTTGTTTTTTGGAAGTCATGATATGCCCCGTATGATGAACAGGCTTGCGAATGGCAATGCTGACAGAGCATTTGCACTGGCTGCTTTAACTTTGACTGGAAAGGGAATTCCGTTTGTTTATTACGGAGAAGAAATCGGAATGCAGAATATTACTGCCAATGCCATTCAGGAAATGGCAGATGTGCAAGGTAAAACGCATTATAAGCTGGCGCTGGAAAAAGGTAAAAAACCAAGAGAAGCACTTTTTGAAGCAAATGAGCGCAATCGCGATAAATCCAGAAGTCCAATGCAATGGAATGCAAAACAAAATACAGGGTTTTCTACCGAAAAAGCATGGGTTAAAATTAATCCTGATTATAAAAAAACAAATGTTGAAGCTCTGACAACTCAGAAGAAATCAATTTTGAACAAGTATAAAAAACTAATTGCATTACGAAACAAAGAGAAAATTCTGCAATACGGAAAATACGATAATCTTGAATTGAATGAAGATCAAATTTTATTTACAAGATCCTTTGAAGGAGGAAAGGTTAATGTGATAATTAACTTTGGAGGTAAAAAGAAATTAATCTTACCAGCCAATATCCAGATATTAATGGGAAGTAAAGATTTAAAATCGAATAGTTTGATCATTTATAAAAAACTTATAGAATGA